In Planococcus citri chromosome 4, ihPlaCitr1.1, whole genome shotgun sequence, the genomic window aaaaaaatgttaagtttgcgaaaaaattcgattttttgatttaaaacatgaaaaaaagttttgataggtgaagttgacccattttgaGTACTTatagtacttacttacctacataattgtttttcaggaaTTACTTATGCACGACTACTTGAAACTATTAGCTTTGGGACAAATCCAATCAAGactaaatttgataaaatcgcTATGTGACGATGACGATGCCCCAAAAGGGCAAAGTGCTGCGGAAACATggttgaacattttgaaacattcaGAGATGCCGCATGCATTTCAGTTGCGCTTGAGGTTAAAAGCAGCAGGATTAGCGTACAACGTATTCGCAAAACATGCTCAGACTTTCGAGGAAGACATAAAGACGGATCGACACCCAGAGTTTAGGAAGAGACTATCAGAAAAAGATGTCGAAATAGCTTTCGAGGACATAGCAATGGAGCCGTCAATGAAGGACGCGGCATCAGTTATTTTGGTGCAGTTTCCAAGAAACACTGTGACGTTTCAGGATCCCGATGGTATGTAAattctaattattttttctttctagaTTCTGTGCAGATGATGTACGTATTAATTTTATCATCCTTGTTGATGTGTTAGGCCTTCTTATTAGTACATTTGAATGCGTTGAGTTCACAAAAGTCCCAGGAGGCACACGGCTTAGCAATTTGATAAATGTAACTATACCTACGAGACCTGTTTTTATTACTCAATTGATTTGTCAATGTGGGACTTGATTACTACAGGAGACTATTTTTAGGCTATTCTTGAGTTGACCACCGAAGAAAAAGAGCAGATTTTGGCAAACCCCATCTTAAATGAAAGAGGCGAGTTCTTGGGGAATACAGTGATGTGTTTTCAAGACCATGACACGGCttacaaattttggaataagACCGtaagtgttgaatttttaacatCGTAATTCATCAACCCCAAGGCCTAAGCATGTGAAAGGGTGGGTTAAATTCATTGATGGGCGAAAAATAGACATagtaaacttttcaaataaGTTTGACAAATTccaattcaaataattttttatgaataggTGGTAAAAAAAACGTTAATATCTAGGTatgtcattaaaaataattttatttttcaggagGTGGTAACGTTAAAACAAAAAGATGTAATTATGAATGTTGGTTTCCGAATGAGTGAAAAGACAAAATCAGAATGGTTTCCGTCTAATTCTGACGCAGGTACAGCCGGTACAGGATAAGCTCAATAGGGGaaagtaagttgaaaatttcaaaattggaagaaCGATCTAAAATCTTCTATTTTTGCAGCTTATTCCATTTTCATGGTACACGTGAGAATCTTCAACTTTTGCAGGAGGCTGCAGAGTGACTTTATGGTGGTTTCTATgaattcggggggggggggggagagtcaacttggaaaattcaaaagaagGTTTGACTAATTTTCTGCAAATATGagcgattttggaatttttttgaaatttgaacttatttagcttataaaaaaatacactttttacCCCCTAATCTCGTATTTGTGAATTACCTGCTCTAATTAttaatttgacaaaataaaaaattttcagcatccGAAGTTGATTTACAACATTTTCTACAGAGagcaattattttcatattgaattttgctctttttgtcgaaaataaattaattcacAGATGTGTTATTTACGCCattgttaaaaattctccaaaaataagaaaaatcaacttcggcagctcaaaatttgggtCTGAGGTGTGGATGACATGCTCTTTTAGtaagtcaaatttcagctcaattggAGCTGATTGATTACAAAAGTTCCCCTGTGTGTATCCTGAATTTAGAACTTGCTCTTGCTTGCatctcgaaaaatttccaataaaattaaaaaatttttgcggaaggaattttttcaatgttttcagtAGAATATTTAGCAAGTATTTTTGAACTTATTCTCTTTTCTTCATCAGTTCCAAAAAAAGATACCTAAATCGAACTAGTAGGTGTTTGTGCACGATTTTGAGTCGAATGTTCTCCATGTTTCAGTTTCTTTTCCCCAACCCTGCTTCTTATCCTCCTCCCATCGTCACAGGAAATGCAcaaatcaaaatccaagattttcttgaacaattttttttttcaaattttgcaaaattttcagcacaATATTTCGATTTGAGTCTTTAATTTTATCTCCCTTTCCCCCTTctcccaaaaaatattcaaataaaagTAGAATAAGAGATTcttgtcgaaattttttctttaggaTTTTTGTTGAAGCTTCAGCAAAATGGTTTtcatatttcagtttttctcgattttttctccttttcacACCCTTAAATTTCTAAATCGGAATTCAAGATCTTTACAGGGAAAATTTgttgtttctcaaaaatttccaattgagcTACGAAATCCTTGCAGAaagacatttttggcaaaatgcttTTCAGATGAAtattattcaagtaggtattttgaaccCATCCTCCAAATCGAAATGAAATATCTCTGCAgcagaattttttcttgaatattaATACTTTTCTAGGTTTTTAGCAAAATGTATAGGTACTATCGTGTTTTAATTTCTTTTCCTCGTCCAAGTTTCTTTACCTTCTCCCTCGGTCACAGAAAATACCCAActcaaaatacatacctacgtagacacaattgattttcatgaacttttttaaaaaaaggatttGTCCGAAATTTTCAGCAGAATATATCTGAGCCTTTAAATTTATCTTCTCCTCTCCCCTCTCCCTCAcctttcaaaactcaaaaaaaatatccaaattaaaattaggtaagtataattaaaaaatttttggggattttttttcaggatttttgtaGAAGCTTCAGCATAATTTGAACATGTTTATTGGTTTTTTTCCCATTTATACTCCTTCACCTCTCTCCCCCTACCCTTTTTCTTCCTTCCATTTCACCTTCGCTCcgttaaattatgaattttatcattttcagttgatcaaaaatccaaaatctccAACTTAGAATTATTACATTTTccctcttttcaaaattttatggaaaatgcaaaaaataataagttatggaaaactgaaaatttgattctcatCTACAGCTTGAAATAATGCAGAACTATTGATGTAAAATAAAGTTTCAAGTCCTAGACTGGTGCAAAAATAATCCTTGCGTTTAATGATTCATAAAACGAAATAGAAAATTGtccatttgaagagtgatattccaaaactcgctttgtccattttcacaacttttcaggagagaggaaaaacagtttccctttaaacgggtaaattggctttttaggcgagtttagcactttatttgggtggatttatgatgtaggagtgtaggtatacatttcatccactaaatactgctgaaaaaaatttcaataaaaatggacaaaacgcgttttggaatattatttttt contains:
- the LOC135844170 gene encoding uncharacterized protein LOC135844170 isoform X2, with the translated sequence MEYAKIFILFYCVFYFAHSSPVNDEEEEIRKLLLEFGIQLHDATSKEKAMAYRIIHERDSAKKELSAIVKAERESVNKELSDKVKAERESELLMHDYLKLLALGQIQSRLNLIKSLCDDDDAPKGQSAAETWLNILKHSEMPHAFQLRLRLKAAGLAYNVFAKHAQTFEEDIKTDRHPEFRKRLSEKDVEIAFEDIAMEPSMKDAASVILVQFPRNTVTFQDPDGLLISTFECVEFTKVPGGTRLSNLINAILELTTEEKEQILANPILNERGEFLGNTVMCFQDHDTAYKFWNKTEVVTLKQKDVIMNVGFRMSEKTKSEWFPSNSDAGTAGTG
- the LOC135844170 gene encoding uncharacterized protein LOC135844170 isoform X1, whose translation is MEYAKIFILFYCVFYFAHSSPVNDEEEEIRKLLLEFGIQLHDATSKEKAMAYRIIHERDSAKKELSAIVKAERESVNKELSDKVKAERESVNKELSDKVKAETEKELLMHDYLKLLALGQIQSRLNLIKSLCDDDDAPKGQSAAETWLNILKHSEMPHAFQLRLRLKAAGLAYNVFAKHAQTFEEDIKTDRHPEFRKRLSEKDVEIAFEDIAMEPSMKDAASVILVQFPRNTVTFQDPDGLLISTFECVEFTKVPGGTRLSNLINAILELTTEEKEQILANPILNERGEFLGNTVMCFQDHDTAYKFWNKTEVVTLKQKDVIMNVGFRMSEKTKSEWFPSNSDAGTAGTG